Within the Eucalyptus grandis isolate ANBG69807.140 chromosome 1, ASM1654582v1, whole genome shotgun sequence genome, the region AAGTTCCATTTGTCATGAGATGTTTAACCCATAACTCCGTAGTCGCTACACTTGCAGAAAAACCCCTTTCAACCATTTCATTGACAAGTTGTGCTGCTCTTGTCCTTTCATTATTTGTTAATAGTCCTTGGATTATTGTGTTACAAGTGACACCATCTGGAAAGCATCCATTTCCTTCCATCTCCTTTAGTAGCTGATATGCTTCCTCTGTGTATCCTCCTTTGGACAATCCATGCATGAAAGTATTATAGGTCCACGCATCATATTGCAACCCTCGAGCATGCAAACAATTAAACAACCCCTTAGCATAGTCGAGCTTTCCGGCATTACACATGTCATTTATTAGATGTAAGTCACAATGTCTGGGATGAATTTGGAATCTTCCATCTTTCAAAGCAATATCAAGGCCTTGTCAATCTGTTGTGTTTTACACAAGCCACCCAATGAAGCACTCAATCTATAATGATTTAGAGATAGATTGCGAGACTGCATCTCGTTAATTAGCTCCCCTTTGGCTTAAAGGTTCCCAGCCTGAGAAAATCCATTTACGAGTGTGCTGTGTGTGATGACAATAGGAATCAATCCCCCTCTTGGGAAAGCATTGTTGACTTGACAACTCTTTTTGCTTAGCAGTATCCGTTAATCAACGTGTTATAACAAACAACATTAGGTGAGCAGCCTctttcaatcatcaaattaagaACTTCCACAACATCTTTCATTCTATTTTGCAAATAATAACCATTCATCAATGCATTATAAATGAATCTAGAAGGCATTTGACCTAATTGAATCATCTATCCGACTAGGCCTCAGCCTCTACAAGCATTCCCTCTTTACAATGTGAATCCATCATAACAGTGAAGGTTTGAACATTTGGCAGTACTCTGCTTTCCACCATATGACTCAGCAGTCTTCGAGCCTCTTtcaattggccaaaattggGAGAAGTGCACTATCAGtaccaaaagttgtgtacaacGCTcgctttggtgccaaaagtttctgtttaattatttaattgccaaaaagtttgaaaaatgatcattttagtgccaaccTCGATATGGTTGGCTAGAAATCCGATgtgacacttttttttattaatttttgaagttgatgtcGCTCGCCGGAGAGCacaatcagcatctaaataccaaaacgatgccgtttggTATCTccccaaattcaaaaccctaaatcttcAGCCAATCCGTTCTCAACGGCCCGAGCGCTCGGCGGCCgcggcttcgaccccgaccccaacaatggccactcggcggccgtggCTCGACCCCAACAATGGCCACTCGACAGCCAAGTCGAAGGCCATGATTTGGCCGGTGCTTGGGGAGGCCGCCGACAAGTGCACCGCCCTCAATGTCTCCCTCCCCATCTCCAATCTCCCTAACGAGTGCCTAGCTTGCATCTTCCAATATCTAGGCTTCGACAACTAGGGCTGGTGCTCCCTCGTGTGCCGTTGAGGCCATTTGAATAGTGCCGAGCAACGGCGGCCGAGCGATCGACAATGGTCAAGCAAGCTAGGTcggaaaaaccctaatttcaattcccaaataaataaataaaaatccccaaataagttaaatggcgtcgtttttgtgaggccattcACGTAGGACgacaaaacgatgccgttttcttaaggaggaccgaaaatgatgtcgttttaaAGCAACCagaacttctttttttaaatataaaagccatgtaatTAATCTGGCCGGAatctctcgccggtggcacctaagtgatcgttttttctccgatttggcacgtGATCCAATGAAAACTTTTGGCACaaaagtgagcgccatacacaacttatgtCACTGATAGTGTATTTCTCCCGGCCAAAATTGCACACTCCTTGAACGACAGAGGTATAAGTAACGACATCCGGCTCAATTCTtgccttcatcatcttctccaacaagaTTGTAGCTTCTTTCCATTGGCCTAGGTTGCATAAGCGATGAACCAATGAACTATGAGTGAATAAGTTGGGTTGGATGCTTCCGCTTGTCATCTCTTCCAACAATGCCAGAGCATCTTCCATCTGGCCTACATTGGACAGACCATGGATCAAGGAATAATAAGTGATAACATCTCGCTTGACGCCTTCTGTACTCATACCTTCATGGAGTCTCAAGGTCTCTATGATCAATCCCTCCTTGCAAAGACCAGCTATTACTATGTTGTGTGTGAAGGAAGGAATAAAGCCTACAGCTTCTCCCTTCCAGTCCCTTAGCAATTCAATCGCAACCTGGTGTTACCCGCCCTGCATAGCCTCTTCACAATTATTGCATACGTGGTCTCATCTGGTGCATATCATGAAGGAACCTCAACGCTTGATCAGTTCGGCCCATTATAAAGAAACCATCAACGAGGGTGTTCGATGCCATCACATCGATGTGAAACCCAAGCTTCAAGATCCGACCCAGGATTGACAAACCCAAATCAACCCGCCCTAACCGGCAAAAGCAATTTAGGTAAAATCGTCAAGAAAACATGATCATCTTCAATCCCCAAAGAACGCAGCTGCTCAATCAAGCGGATCGCAGTTGAGTACTGCTTCGTCCTCACTACAGCACCCAGTAAAAGGCTGAAATCCCTAGAGGAAGGCAAAAGGTCCCTCTTCATCGTCTCACCGAAGCAACACAGGGCATCATCGACATTTGAAAACACATCACCAACTCTGCAAATTTTCCTCAGTAACTCAAGACGTGGTTCGGGTCGTCTAAATGAGCGCCAGGGATCACACAGAACCTTCGAGACTGCGAAACGCGAAACGGAGATAAGGTGGCAAAGAATGGAAAGGGATGACGGCTCGCCAGAGATCGCAGTTGGagcaggaagaagaaaaaggaagatggaagaagcaTGGCTGAGACCCGTGCGCTTCATCGTCTCTCTCAGAGCACGCCGGTCTCCACCAAGGCTGACCGTAATAGCTCAAAATGGCTTTCTCGACGTATCAAGTTGTCGGGTAATCCCACGGGAAATCTTAAAAATCTGTTGCTGAGTATAATTAATTGGATCCCGAAACTTgaaaaagtgtaattaacttCTATAATGATGAAATCGAGTACTTCTATAAACTTTGTccaatttaaccaaaaatgctcgagtcaaattttttattttcatttttttatcctCCTATTGACACCAGAAATTAACCCTAGAATTACGTGCTGATCACGAAGAAATAATAAGCGAAAGGCCCTATTTTGGTTGGTAAAGTTAAGGGCAAACGGCTTTCATGAGAGTTGATGGCCAGGTAATTGATTGCCACATGTCAGGCTATAAGGATAGTGCACCAGATTTGAAGATTAAATGAGATTAGCACTAGAACTTTAGTGAAAATAACCACTATGAGGTATGCGCATAAAATGGGGAGCAGTTATTTACTTGATGAGCAAGTTGCGCAAGTATGAGTCAAGAGGCAATTGCTTATGGATAAGGGTGCCAAGAAGAATTTAAAAACATGGAGAATATCAAGAGTGGTACCCAAGGAAAATAAATCGACTAATGATTACCAGTTCGCctataaataccacaacttGTTTAGTGAAGAACCCCTGAACAACACAACAATGATCTTTactttgtctttattttattgtatttcATTGTAGCTTTCAAGATTCccattgttgattaaatttcagcACGCATATCTATTCGATCCAGCATCATCGATTAAATTCTGGTGTTGTTCCACAAGTCCAgtgtcgttgattaaattccggcaTTGTGTTTCCTATCTAGAGGCATTgctattgattaaattccagctttACACCTAATACAAGCTGTctcataaattaaattccaacatagtTTGAGTTCAAAGCGTAATAGTGTCTAGATTGCACCATTGATTTAATTCTAGTATAATTTGTACCCAAGAGCAATTAGTTTTCGAGCTATTCAAGTATCAATTATCAAGATTGTATAtataagttgataaataaaatttccccTTGCATTTGACATTCTTTGTCCAAACTCAACATGGAACTTGAGTCTCTTATAATCAAACCAAAATGCAACATTTGGTGAAAGATTTTCACAGGAATCAAAATCGATGAAACATCTTTTTGGCAGGCCCGATAGGACTCCTATTGTGTTGAGTTGAGAGAGTGTTATGCCATGGACCTGACATCAAATCAACTTGAATAACAACACTTACAAGCAAATACTAATGGGTGAGAACAATGCACTAACTGAATTATCATTAGCCTAGCCTCCTCATAATGAAAcaataaatcaaattcaagaGGAAGGTACTGATGTTTTGAGGTAGCGGGTGGaggaaagaagataaaagatcTCACGCCAGCCATGCTTGCTACTATGAGGCGAACAATCGAGAAGACTCAAAATGAACTTGCTATTATATGATCAGGCGAATGACAAATGTTGTTAGACCTTTAATCATCAATACTTATCACGAATGTGCCTAAGGACAGCATGGAATCTCAATAGGACCAGCTCAACCTTAGACAAGGCAGGCCCCTACTTCAACTGGGTACACTATTGTCTTGTCAGCTTCTCGAATGACATTAGGGAATGCAGGGCAAGCTACATCGACTTGGCCTCTTTTTAGGATCCTACATTGACTTGGTCTGTTAATTTGCATGTCCCTATCAATATTGATTGAGGTCCTAAAGTGTTCATCCCACCAGCGCCTCAACAAAATACATCACTAGAAAATACTATTGGGGTAGCCTTAACTCAACCAAATCCCTTGCCGGTACCCTAGGTGAATTTATTGCCAATCACAATTGAGGTCCAAGGAATTGTAATGACTCCAATTAAGGGGCAAGACCAACCGCAACAAATGAACATTTAGCCTCATATAGAAGTCCCAAATGTTCCATCACAAGCACCTCAATAGGGGCCTTTAATGTCCAACAAGTTCCAAATATATAGCCCCATGCTCCTCTAAATGTTCAACCTCAAATGTTGTAGCAATCTTGTCTTCCTGCTCAGGTGAACATGCttaattcataaataaatctAGTGCTTGTAGtctaaccacaaccatagttcTTTGGGCCCTAGCAATAATACCATCAAGTACTTCAGCAAATGCAAATCTAGCATTGTAGCCCAATTATCCCATgagggaggtgggataaagatggataggatttctaatgtccataataggaaagttatttttctcgaacaACAAACTTATTaagttaacaaaattgaaattatatttcaatatgaataatatttgaattctaatttaagaaattaaaaataaaaaaaataaacatttatttttaataaatcttattttaattaatatatttaactttaattctatcttataataaacatttaatttataaatcatatatttatatttattatatttttaggtATGTTGGTATAATGtaatatttgataaaattttattaaagaatgatgaaaggggaaaaaaagaaataataaaggaaatactataaaaaagaggaaaaataaaataaaaataaattaaggaatagtgttacgagatattttcaccatctttgtttatgaacatttaggtttaTTTATAATGACATGCCATTgatatcaaaaaaatatatatgatatgatgtgaatatatccgactttaatactgtgattcaccaaacaattgaCAGGATATAAAGAAATCATAAGATTTCATATCATGTCCTATCCAGTCCTATTCAAAATCCGAACGACCAAATGTAACCTAAGAGTATCTCGAAAGGTCTCACATGGTGGGGCAAGCTTATACCATTATTTCACCAACTAACGGAATGCTCCGACTAATCACAATAATCTCATGAGATCTCTTCTCAATAGCATAATCAACACTAATACACATTTCGTGAATTGCCGATCCACATTCTCTTtgcttgggaaaaaaaattacaatttccaaACATGGCATTtcgcaattttctttttcatagtcTTACTAATATGTtcaacttttcaaaaattattcctcttttactattattaaaaaaacaaaaaaaaatcaaataagggcttgaagtattctcattttctcaaagatAGACATGAATTGGCCATATCAATTCCAAAGAAAGGCCTCGAGTGGTTAtgactatttcaaataagggcctagcCTCACTGGCTAGCAAAATATTTTGACAGATCAGGGATATATTTGTCCAAACATAaggtaattttaaattaaattagattaaaaaattttaaaaaagaaaaaacacacacCACTACCCCATCATCGGTGGGGGTGGCGGCAAAGGTTGGCGCTTGGGTGAGGGCTGACGACCCTCACCAACCAAAGGTGACAGCCAACGGGCCCTTGCCAAAGTGGGAGAGGACGATGACCCTCTCCCAAATCAAGACGAAGATCACTAGCCCTCATGCAGGCTTGGCAGCCCTCACTCGGTGCCTCGGACCTTGCCCAAGGCccttatttaaattttcttaaaaaactaaataaaaaaattaagaagaatAAAGTAAATGGCTAATAATTTGTGGATGTACAAATGtacaaaaacattttgttgGTAAAGAGGGTCTATTTCGAAATAAGCCggatattttttatatataatttcattCTTCAATTTATACCTACGTCAACttatttaatttgatgattttcctCGCAagcttttcaaatttcaattatgATAATTTATTTGCTCTAAAGGAATAAAAGTTTCTTAGGGCAAAAATTGCTAGAAAAATAACCGTCACCTtttaaagaaggagaaaagggtCACATTCTCCTTGCTCGGGGAACTCTTGAGCAAGATGACCCAAAATACATATCATTCTCATCTTAATTTAACCTTCATGACTTAGCCTTCATACGTAAGGATTCAACTGACTGCCATGGAAACACTGAAGTTGAGAGAACATGTGACATTTCAACGTCCAACACACTACACAATCATTTTGTGCATGAAAATTCTACAATTAGTCATAAACCTCTAGCACATAaatcaattgagtcttaaacctttcaatcgaaataatgtagtcctaaacttttgagGAAAAATGCAATCAACTACTCTCATCCAAGTCTAATTTGATTTATCTAAAGTGGCAATCCAATAATCGCCAGCCATCCTATGTAATGACGACGACATGATGTGGTCTATTTCATTGAGATGACGTCGCTTTCAAACTTACTAGTCATCATCTTTTAGCTTGCATTCGCTTGGCTAGAGCTCCTCTGGTGCTTGTTCATTACCGTCCACTGCTGCTTGGACCTCCAATGGTGTGCTGCCACCACTGTCGACCCAGAGGTGGTGAATCAAATTCCATGCATTAATAGTTCCTCACAGCAACCAATCTAAGGATAGAAAGAAACCAACCACAAAACCCAACTCAAGGCATCTCGCAGCGTAAGGTGGCACAATTGTAATGCACCAATGGCTTAGTATCGAATGCCTCAAAATTGCGAAATTCGATGAGTGCAATTCTATGGTAAAACATTGCTCATGGAGGCATGTTGCTTTATGATAAGTGCTATCCTCTCAGACAAGGAACTTTCATTTAGGAAGAAAACATTCTCTTACATTGCTTGCTTGCATTAAGCTATCCATTGAGTTGTGACTATGTAACGCAAGCTGTTTGGCTGCGCTCTTACAATAATATCTGGATGCTTGCTGTATTCCTTCGTTGATGGTCCAGAGTGAATCTATTTCGAAAATGATGTTCCCTTAATGACTGTACTCTCAATTCTTGCAAAGACTGAAGGTTTCAAGGCCTCTAGTTGATATCGATATCTCTAACACTGAAGGATCAATCTGAGGTGAGTCGACATAATTTACAGTAAAGGATACAGCATGCTCACGACTTTCCagcaaaagaaatcataaagcTTCTTTTGAAACCGAAGCCTCATGCACTTGCACATGGTTCTAATCAGCGAAGAATCtcgaaaagtgaaattaaaaccatcatcgcAAAAACAGTGGCTTTGATTCAGTGGGTAAGCCCATGGACCAGCTTTTGTAAACAAGAAAATGGACAACAGAGAGCTGAGTTGATCCAATTGTTAGATATGCAGAACTTCCAATTGATCCTTTTGCTTGACAGGTTCTTTCTTCTGAGTTCAGTCGATCATATCGGCCATGATATCCACTCGTGAACTTTGCTAGAAGAGCGTTCTCTGGAATGTTTCCACGCTACTATGATTATGTGAGGAAACAAAGAGGAGTGGGCATGACAAGAGGAAGACTGTCCAAGCAATCCTGCTGCCTTAAGCGAAACACgcaaaaacaaacagaaaaatcagtaaTTGAAACAGataaaaaaggcaagaaatGAGCCTCCATTGAGAGGCAACCCTATTGATAAGAAAGTAAACCAATTGCTGCGGTGGAAATGACAATGGAAAGGTAAATCATACGGGCCTGACTGTGATGAATTTGGTTGGTGTCGCTCAAGACGTCTATGTGGTTTGGCATCTGTCAATGGTGTTCATGTTCACCCATCAGCAGAGGCTTTTCTGAAAGTCCCTCACAGTGCAAAGGAAAAGATACTGCAAGTAGTTTTCATACACTTGCTGCCACGTCCCTTAGTCAGCAAAAAGCAGAGCAGATAACCCAAATGTGTAATCTACCTGAGATGATAATCTGAGTAACCAGCTTGCCACAAATATTCTCCCCTATTAATGCAAAGTGCACATCACCATGATCAAGTACCATCCACTTCCACTTATGCATCTTCTTTGATTTGAAGAAACTACAGGACATTGAAGGGATCAGATTGTCAGCAAAAGGGTATAAAAGAAAACTAGTATATCTCTCTCCAAGCACATAAGTAACAAGCTAATCTGGATTTATGGTATAATTTTTTGAACCCAATGCAcccgccccaaaaaaaaaaaaaaaaatatatatatatatatatatatatataggtccCTGATATTGGTGCATAATGTCTGCATTGCAGATCTTTGGTACAAAGTAAATGTATTGCCATTAAAATCAACTTAACTCGAGCATCCTGACACCGCACTAAACAATTATTTGCTTGCACGCTActattattatatttgtgtcaaGACACAGAGTGGAGGGGCTAACGAGACTATCCAGGCAAATCCCGCTGTTGTGAGTGAAACAtgcaaaaacaaaccaaaacatTTGTTCATCTGTTAATAAAACAGAAAACTGGCAATGAATTTACCTCTATAGAGAACGAAAGAAAGTTACATCCTATGGGCCTATTTGTAATGAAGTTGATAGGTGCCACTTGAGACGTCAATGTGGTTTGGCATTGGCAATGTCTGTCAGCGGCATTCATGTTCACGCATCAACAGATGCCTTTTGGAAAATCCCTTGCAGTGCAAAGGAAAAGATACTGAAAGTTGTTTCCATACAGTTGCAGCCATGTTCCTTAGTCAGCAAGCTGTCCATCAAACTTTGCTGTGAGAAGCAGAGCAAATAACCCAAAAATGTTGACAATCTGAGTACCCAGCCCGCCACAAGTATTCACTGCTATTGATTCAAAGTGCCCATCACCATGATCATATACCATCCACTTCCACTCGCACATCTTCTTTGAAGAACTATGGTAAATAAGACATTGAAGGGATAAAAGGTGTTAGGatcagaaaataaaagaaaaccagtatctctctctcaaagcaCATACATTAcaccctgaaaaaaaaaagttttctttAGTCCCTTTGAGGAAGAGATCCATGATACTTGTCTATAATGTCTGAATTGCATATGGTACACAGTAAAGTTATTGCTATTAACATTGATTTAATTTGAGAACATCCTCACACCACTTGATCATTCATATGAATTTGACCTGTTTGATAAATAGTAGGCACCAGAAGCACTAACCGACAAGCACATGTACCAGTTAAATACACAGATTTCTTGCAAAACCTAGGTGTACGAAAAGCAAAATCAACCTTCCACCCCTCTAAAAGCCTGATAATGAAGCAAGAGGAAAAATCTCCCAGACTTAAAACAACTTCTTTAATAGGACATGGGACTCAAGGAGGTGATGTCTGGAAAAAAACCTGCCATTAATCTGGTTTACTCTCCATCAAATTTCAGATGAAAAAGTGGACAGATCTCACACACAATGGAGAGTTCAACTAGAAAATGAAGGAGCTCCATTTGTCAAGAGATATTTAATCCACAACTCCATTGTTGCTAAGTCTGCAGAAAAACCCCTTTCAACCATTTCACCAACAAATTGCGCTGCTCTCATATTTTTGTTATCTCTTAGTAGTCCTTGGATGATTGTGTTATAAGTGACACCATTTGGAAGGCATCCATTTCCTTGCATCTCCTTTAGCAGCTGATATGCTTCCTCCGTGCATTCTCCTTTGCACAATCCATGCATGACAATAGTATACGTCCACACGTCAGGTTGCAAGCCTCGAGCATGCAAACAATCAAACAGCCCTATTGCATCATTGAGCTTTCCAGTATTACACATGCCATTTATTAGAATATTGTAAGTCACGATATCTGGGACAAATTTGGAATCTTCCATCTTTTGCAGCAACATCACGGCCTTGTCAATCTGCTGCGTTTTACACAAGCCATCGAGTAAAGCATTTAAGGTATAATGATTTGGAGATAGATCCCGAGACTGCATCTCGTTAATTAACTCCTCTGCGGCTTCAAGGTTCCCAACCAGGCAAAATCCATTTACGAGAGTGTTGTATGTGATGACATCAGGAATCAGGCCCCTTTGAAGCATTTCTAGGAAAAGCATCTTTGACTTGTCCATTCTTTTCGCTTTGCAGTATCCGTTAATCAATGTGCTATAAGTAACAACAGTAGGTGAGCAGCCTCTTTCAACCATCAAATTAAGCACTTCCATTGCATCTTTCATCCTATTTTGCAAACAATAACCATTCAACAATGCATTATAAGTGACACTATTAGGCATTTTACCTAATTGAATCATCTGGTTGACTATGGCCTCTGCCTCTACAAGGAATCCCTCTTTACAATGTGCATCCACCAGGATAGTGAAGGTTAGAACATTGGGCATGACTCTGCTTTGCACCATATGACTCAGCAGTCTTCGAGCCTCTTCCAAATGGCCGGAATTGCAAACTCCTTGAATGACAGAGGTATAAGTAACGACATCCGGTTCGATTCCtgccttcatcatcttctccaacaagaCCATAGCATCTTTCCATTGGCCTCGGTTGCATAAGCAATGAACCAAGGAGCTATAAGTGAATATGTTGGGTTGGATGCCCCCGCTCATCATCTGTTTCAACAATACGAGAGCATCTTCCATCTGGCCTACATCGCACATACTGTGGATCAAGGAGGTATAAGTAACAACATTTGGTTTGACGCCTTTCCTACTCATATCTTTGTGGAGTCTCAAGGCCTCGGTGATGAATCCCTTCTTGCAAAGACTATCTATTATTACGCCATATGTGAAGGAATCGAGCCTGCAGCTTCTCTGTTCCCAGTCCCTCAGCAATTCAATCGCCAATCTGGTGTTACCAGCCCTGCATAACCCCTTTGCGATTATTGCATACGTGGTCTCATTAGGCTCGGGGCCATTTCGTCCCATATCATCGAGGAACCTCAACGCTTGATCAGTTTTTCCCTGAATAAAGAGACCATCAATTAAGGTACTCGAAGCCACCACAGTGATGGGAAACCCAAGCTTCAAGATTCTGCCCAGGATAGACAAACCCAAATCGACCCGCTTTAACCGACAGAAGCAATTCATGGAAATCGTCAGCCAAATATGATCTTCAACTCCTAACGAACGCAGCTGCTCAATCAAGCGGATGGCAATCGAGTAGTGCTTCATCCTCACTACAGCACCCAACAGAAGACTGAAATCCCGGGGGGAAGGCAAAGGGTCCGTCTTCATCAATGCACCGAAGCAACGCTGGGCATCGCCGACGCTCGAAAACACACCACCATTCCTGCAAATTTTCCTCACGTGACTCAAGACCTCGCTTGGGTCATCTAAATTAAGGTTAGGAGGGGTCGAGGAAaaccgacgacgacgacgatggcgagaggagagagggaggatggAAGGGGATGATGGATGGCTGGAGATCGCAGTGGGCGcatgaagaaggaggaagatggaagaagcagGGCGAAGGAGACTCGTCGGCTTCATCGTCTAAAAGAGGGTTAAGGGA harbors:
- the LOC104433004 gene encoding pentatricopeptide repeat-containing protein At3g22470, mitochondrial-like — translated: MKPTSLLRPASSIFLLLHAPTAISSHPSSPSILPLSSRHRRRRRFSSTPPNLNLDDPSEVLSHVRKICRNGGVFSSVGDAQRCFGALMKTDPLPSPRDFSLLLGAVVRMKHYSIAIRLIEQLRSLGVEDHIWLTISMNCFCRLKRVDLGLSILGRILKLGFPITVVASSTLIDGLFIQGKTDQALRFLDDMGRNGPEPNETTYAIIAKGLCRAGNTRLAIELLRDWEQRSCRLDSFTYGVIIDSLCKKGFITEALRLHKDMSRKGVKPNVVTYTSLIHSMCDVGQMEDALVLLKQMMSGGIQPNIFTYSSLVHCLCNRGQWKDAMVLLEKMMKAGIEPDVVTYTSVIQGVCNSGHLEEARRLLSHMVQSRVMPNVLTFTILVDAHCKEGFLVEAEAIVNQMIQLGKMPNSVTYNALLNGYCLQNRMKDAMEVLNLMVERGCSPTVVTYSTLINGYCKAKRMDKSKMLFLEMLQRGLIPDVITYNTLVNGFCLVGNLEAAEELINEMQSRDLSPNHYTLNALLDGLCKTQQIDKAVMLLQKMEDSKFVPDIVTYNILINGMCNTGKLNDAIGLFDCLHARGLQPDVWTYTIVMHGLCKGECTEEAYQLLKEMQGNGCLPNGVTYNTIIQGLLRDNKNMRAAQFVGEMVERGFSADLATMELWIKYLLTNGAPSFSS